The bacterium nucleotide sequence CAGTCCCCCGCAACGTCATCAATGATGCGGTTGACCTCGCGTGTAACCTCATCCACGACCAGCAGGATGTCGTAGTCCGAATCGGGATCGTTATCGCCTCTGGCCCGTGAGCCATACAGGATCATCTGCTTCAGACGCTCGCCCAGCCGCTCGCGGATCGCCGCCTCGAACGCGGCCAACGCGGGGTCTTGCACGCTAGATTCC carries:
- a CDS encoding nucleotidyltransferase domain-containing protein, with product MKESSVQDPALAAFEAAIRERLGERLKQMILYGSRARGDNDPDSDYDILLVVDEVTREVNRIIDDVAGDCFCEYSRLFPAIAVSEKEFQERLYCPLFMNVRREGLVL